Below is a genomic region from Gemmatimonadota bacterium.
CGAACAGCTCGGTGAACTCGGCGTCACCCTCGCCGAACGACAGGAAACCATCGACGGCGACTTCGCCTGGCTCGATGACCCGGAAGGGAATCGGGTGGAGTTGTGGCAGGCGCCGGGCAACTGAGCCGATCTGCAGCGACTGGTTATCGATCATCGATGATCGATCATCGATGATCGATGGCCAGAGTCACGACCCCGGACGCATCCTGTTCCGATCCGGAAACTCACTCCTCAGCTGTGCCGTCCCCTCGATCATCACCCGCATCGCCGCTTCGGGCAGGGCACTCACGCCGACCACGGTGAGGGCCGGTGGTGCGTCCTTTCC
It encodes:
- a CDS encoding RidA family protein, which translates into the protein MLGKDAPPALTVVGVSALPEAAMRVMIEGTAQLRSEFPDRNRMRPGS